A stretch of the Capsicum annuum cultivar UCD-10X-F1 chromosome 8, UCD10Xv1.1, whole genome shotgun sequence genome encodes the following:
- the LOC107840273 gene encoding protein DJ-1 homolog C isoform X1 produces the protein MKSISPLVSVSTAKFPISNFTTTISCTISSLNFAAPPKKTSSKLAKTLSATPILDPITAPTATAASTSPKKVLVPIGFGTEEMEAVILADVLRRAGAEVTVASVEQQLEVQASGGTRLVADAFISACSAETFDLVALPGGMPGSARLRDCEILQKITSRQVEEKRLYGAICAAPAVTLLPWGLLKRKQTTCHPAFIDKIPSFRAVKTSTQVSGELTTSRGPGTSFEFAICLVEQLFGEPVAREIGELLLMNPADDDPKRQEFNEVGWSLDHTPQVLIPIANGSEEIEVVTLIDVLRRSKVNVVVASVEKSARVLASSGTKIVADKLISAISDSIYDLIILPGGTAGAERLHKSKVLKKLLKEQESAGRIFGAICSSPAVLQKQGLIKDKKTTAHPAVIDKLKDGVNDAQVVIDGKLITSQGLSTATQFALAIVTKLFGHARARSVAEGLVYQYPRS, from the exons ATGAAGTCAATATCTCCATTGGTTTCAGTTTCCACTGCCAAGTTCCCAATTTCCAACTTTACTACTACTATTTCCTGTACAATTTCATCTCTCAATTTTGCAGCTCCTCCAAAGAAAACCTCTTCTAAATTAGCTAAAACACTCTCTGCAACTCCTATATTAGACCCCATAACTGCGCCAACAGCTACTGCCGCTTCCACCTCTCCCAAAAAG GTTCTTGTGCCAATTGGGTTTGGCACTGAAGAAATGGAAGCTGTAATATTGGCTGATGTTCTGCGCCGGGCTGGTGCAGAGGTAACAGTGGCATCAGTAGAGCAGCAGTTGGAGGTTCAAGCGTCTGGAGGCACTAGACTAGTTGCTGATGCTTTCATCTCTGCTTGTTCTGCTGAAACATTTGATCTTGTTGCATTGCCG GGAGGAATGCCCGGTTCTGCTCGTTTAAGAGACTGTGAAATCCTCCAGAAGATCACAAGCAGGCAAGTTGAGGAGAAGAGACTTTATGGTGCCATATGTGCTGCTCCAGCAGTCACTCTTTTGCCTTGGGGTCTTCTTAAGAGGAAACAG ACCACTTGTCATCCTGCGTTTATAGATAAAATTCCTTCCTTCCGGGCGGTGAAAACTAGTACGCAAGTCTCTGGAGAGCTAACAACAAGTCGTGGTCCTGGCACTTCATTTGAGTTTGCCATATGTTTAGTGGAGCAGCTTTTTGGCGAGCCTGTTGCCAGAGAAATTGGAGAACTATTG TTAATGAATCCTGCAGATGATGATCCAAAGAGACAAGAATTCAATGAAGTTGGATGGTCTCTTGATCACACCCCCCAA GTTCTCATTCCAATAGCCAACGGGTCTGAAGAAATTGAAGTTGTTACCTTGATAGACGTTCTAAGACGATCAAAGGTGAATGTTGTTGTGGCTTCCGTGGAAAAATCAGCACGGGTCTTGGCATCAAGTGGAACAAAAATTGTTGCAGACAAGTTGATCAGTGCTATTTCTGACTCCATATATGACTTGATTATCCTCCCG GGAGGAACTGCTGGGGCTGAACGGCTGCACAAGTCAAAAGTTCTGAAGAAGTTGCTTAAGGAACAAGAATCAGCTGGAAGAATATTTGGTGCAATCTGCTCTTCACCTGCAGTCTTGCAGAAACAGGGGTTAATAAAG GACAAGAAAACCACTGCACATCCTGCTGTTATAGACAAGCTCAAAGACGGGGTAAATGATGCTCAAGTAGTTATTGATGGTAAACTTATCACAAGCCAGGGACTTTCTACAGCCACACAGTTTGCATTGGCTATTGTGACCAAGCTTTTTGGGCATGCAAGGGCAAGGAGCGTAGCAGAAGGTCTTGTCTATCAATACCCTAGGAGCTAG
- the LOC107840273 gene encoding protein DJ-1 homolog C isoform X2: MPGSARLRDCEILQKITSRQVEEKRLYGAICAAPAVTLLPWGLLKRKQTTCHPAFIDKIPSFRAVKTSTQVSGELTTSRGPGTSFEFAICLVEQLFGEPVAREIGELLLMNPADDDPKRQEFNEVGWSLDHTPQVLIPIANGSEEIEVVTLIDVLRRSKVNVVVASVEKSARVLASSGTKIVADKLISAISDSIYDLIILPGGTAGAERLHKSKVLKKLLKEQESAGRIFGAICSSPAVLQKQGLIKDKKTTAHPAVIDKLKDGVNDAQVVIDGKLITSQGLSTATQFALAIVTKLFGHARARSVAEGLVYQYPRS, from the exons ATGCCCGGTTCTGCTCGTTTAAGAGACTGTGAAATCCTCCAGAAGATCACAAGCAGGCAAGTTGAGGAGAAGAGACTTTATGGTGCCATATGTGCTGCTCCAGCAGTCACTCTTTTGCCTTGGGGTCTTCTTAAGAGGAAACAG ACCACTTGTCATCCTGCGTTTATAGATAAAATTCCTTCCTTCCGGGCGGTGAAAACTAGTACGCAAGTCTCTGGAGAGCTAACAACAAGTCGTGGTCCTGGCACTTCATTTGAGTTTGCCATATGTTTAGTGGAGCAGCTTTTTGGCGAGCCTGTTGCCAGAGAAATTGGAGAACTATTG TTAATGAATCCTGCAGATGATGATCCAAAGAGACAAGAATTCAATGAAGTTGGATGGTCTCTTGATCACACCCCCCAA GTTCTCATTCCAATAGCCAACGGGTCTGAAGAAATTGAAGTTGTTACCTTGATAGACGTTCTAAGACGATCAAAGGTGAATGTTGTTGTGGCTTCCGTGGAAAAATCAGCACGGGTCTTGGCATCAAGTGGAACAAAAATTGTTGCAGACAAGTTGATCAGTGCTATTTCTGACTCCATATATGACTTGATTATCCTCCCG GGAGGAACTGCTGGGGCTGAACGGCTGCACAAGTCAAAAGTTCTGAAGAAGTTGCTTAAGGAACAAGAATCAGCTGGAAGAATATTTGGTGCAATCTGCTCTTCACCTGCAGTCTTGCAGAAACAGGGGTTAATAAAG GACAAGAAAACCACTGCACATCCTGCTGTTATAGACAAGCTCAAAGACGGGGTAAATGATGCTCAAGTAGTTATTGATGGTAAACTTATCACAAGCCAGGGACTTTCTACAGCCACACAGTTTGCATTGGCTATTGTGACCAAGCTTTTTGGGCATGCAAGGGCAAGGAGCGTAGCAGAAGGTCTTGTCTATCAATACCCTAGGAGCTAG